DNA sequence from the Entomomonas asaccharolytica genome:
TCAGCGCCACTATTTTCAGGCGATATATGCTGCACCAGAATAATAGGGATATTTGCTTGTTTAGCTTTTTTTACCACGTTTAAAATACTTTGTAATGCCCCATTGGCATTCCATAAAGGAACTACACCACCGGGAAAATAATCATTTTGAACATCAATAATAATCAGTGCCTTATTGTTACTCATAGCCTTTCACCTCTATACTTATAAAATTTCATTATTTAATAACGCTAAAACAATACTTACTTTGTTATTGTTTTGGTTTATTCTAGCTATAAATATCAATCCCACAAGAATGCACTTTTTTGTAATATAGTACCCAAAAGGATACTAAACAATGTCAAAAACCTCTAAAAAATCAAATACTAACAATATATTACCAATGGATCACACACCATTAGCCGCTACAATTAATTTAATAGGTGGTAAATATAAATCACTTATTCTGTGGAAATTAACCAATGGTTTGCTACGTTTTTCAGAACTGCGTAGAGAAATCCCTTGTGCTACACCGAAAATGCTTACTCAGCAACTACGCGAACTCGAAACAGATGGCTTAATAAATAGAAAAGTCTACCCTGTAGTTCCCCCCAAGGTAGAGTACTCCCTCACTACTCTTGGCAAAAGTTTAAAACCCGTTTTAGATACCATGTATATATGGGGAACTGACTACCTATCTAACAAAGGAATAGAGAACAAAAACACACTATAAATTTACTTGATAATTGATTTAAACAACCTAAAAAAAAGCCTCTATTGAGAGGCTTTTTATTTACAACTTATCTATTTACTATTAATTTTGCTTTTTCAAAATAGGACTATATTCCACAGGTACCCATGTATAGCCATTATCATTAGCTCTAACATGCCCCAATCCCGGGAAA
Encoded proteins:
- a CDS encoding winged helix-turn-helix transcriptional regulator translates to MSKTSKKSNTNNILPMDHTPLAATINLIGGKYKSLILWKLTNGLLRFSELRREIPCATPKMLTQQLRELETDGLINRKVYPVVPPKVEYSLTTLGKSLKPVLDTMYIWGTDYLSNKGIENKNTL